In the genome of Grus americana isolate bGruAme1 chromosome 16, bGruAme1.mat, whole genome shotgun sequence, one region contains:
- the ANKRD13A gene encoding ankyrin repeat domain-containing protein 13A isoform X3, with product MVQMILQHRDYQQTSMTLGGVPELLQKINETPDFYVEMKWEFTSWVPLVSRVCPSDVCRIWKSGAKLRVDITLLGFENMSWERGRRSLIFKGEDTGGWAELIEINHDDKFVTTERFEISQHMKRLTLGSMTPKRKDVERRLTSPIINTCLDTKNIAFERTTSGFWVWRTEKAEGVNGYEAKVYIANNVNVVTKIRTEHLTEEEKKRYKADRNPLESFLGTVEHEYGAQSTTKTTEYATSNNPTAITLEEYFDPEFDLKGRDIGRPKEVTIRTQKFKATLWMSEEFPLSLMEQVTPIIDLMARTSAHFARLRDFITLEFPPGFPVKIEIPLFHVLNARITFENVNGCRTADKTSSQMVGGAQCDSGANFEVDQSVFEIPKSYHIQDDGRNIHVQDEDNEIMQFAIQQSLLESGGNKEAGMQSNGAVAYSQDFNIQYQRALQESYLTSSGNSHCSTPSEPSSFEKDLQLAMELSVREQEEREKQRREEEDAELQQVLQLSLVEK from the exons ATGGTACAAATGATTCTGCAGCATCGGGACTACCAGCAGACCTCTATGACACTTGGAGGAGTTCCGGAATTACTCCAAAAGATTAATGAG actCCTGACTTTTATGTGGAAATGAAATGGGAGTTCACTAGCTGGG tccCACTGGTTTCTAGAGTTTGTCCAAGTGATGTCTGCCGCATCTGGAAAAGTGGTGCCAAGCTGCGTGTTGATATCACTTTGCTGGGCTTTGAAAATAtgagctgggagagaggaaggcGTAGTTTAATTTTCAAGGGAGAAG ATACCGGAGGTTGGGCAGAGCTAATTGAGATAAATCATGATGATAAGTTTGTTACAACGGAGCGTTTTGAGATTTCCCAGCACATGAAACGTTTGACACTGGGATCTATgacaccaaaaagaaaagatgtggaAAGGCGCCTTACGTCTCCAATTATTAATACGTGCCTTGAtacaaaaaatattgcttttgaaAG AACCACATCTGGATTCTGGGTGTGGAGGACAGAAAAAGCGGAAGGTGTAAATGGCTATGAAGCAAAG gtatacATTGCAAACAATGTGAATGTGGTCACAAAAATCCGAACGGAACATTTaacagaagaggagaagaaaagatacAAAG CTGACAGAAACCCCCTGGAATCATTTCTGGGTACAGTGGAGCATGAGTATGGTGCTCAG AGTACGACCAAGACAACAGAGTATGCCACAAGTAACAATCCTACTGCTATCACTCTGGAGGAGTACTTTGACCCAGAATTTGATTTGAAAGGTAGAGATATAGGAAGACCGAAAGAAGTCACCATTCGAACGCAgaa ATTTAAAGCAACCTTGTGGATGAGTGAAGAGTTTCCCTTGTCTCTTATGGAACAAGTCACACCAATCATTGATCTGATGGCCAGAACTAGTGCGCATTTTGCCAGGCTTAGGGATTTCATCACTCTGGAGTTTCCACCAGGATTTCCTGTCAAAATTG AAATTCCCCTATTTCATGTGCTGAATGCTCgaattacatttgaaaatgtcaatGGCTGCAGGACGGCTGACAAAACATCGTCACAAATGGTTGGAGGTGCACAGTGTGATTCAG GTGCTAATTTTGAGGTTGACCAGTCAGTGTTTGAGATCCCCAAATCTTACCACATCCAAGATGATGGCAGGAATATACACGTGCAGGATGAAGATAATGAGATCATGCAGTTTGCTATTCAGCAGAGTTTGTTGGAATCCGGTGGAAATAAA GAAGCGGGGATGCAGTCCAATGGAGCAGTTGCATATTCACAGGACTTCAATATACAGTATCAGAG gGCACTGCAGGAGAGCTATCTAACAAGCTCAGGTAACTCACACTGCAGCACCCCCAGTGAACCTTCCAGTTTTGAAAAAGACTTACAGCTTGCCATGGAGTTGTCTGTCCGGGAGCAGGAGGAACGGGAGAAGCAACGTCGTGAAGAGGAAGATGCAGAGCTTCAGCAAGTTTTACAGCTTTCGCTTGTGGAAAAATAA
- the ANKRD13A gene encoding ankyrin repeat domain-containing protein 13A isoform X1 yields MPRCRPPARRAMGQLTGGTLHLPACRASSAFPLHVLVWNNDYRRLDEELQDKDVDQRDPRGRTLLHLAVSLGYIESAKVLLQHKADVTKENAQGWTVLHEAVSTGDPEMVQMILQHRDYQQTSMTLGGVPELLQKINETPDFYVEMKWEFTSWVPLVSRVCPSDVCRIWKSGAKLRVDITLLGFENMSWERGRRSLIFKGEDTGGWAELIEINHDDKFVTTERFEISQHMKRLTLGSMTPKRKDVERRLTSPIINTCLDTKNIAFERTTSGFWVWRTEKAEGVNGYEAKVYIANNVNVVTKIRTEHLTEEEKKRYKADRNPLESFLGTVEHEYGAQSTTKTTEYATSNNPTAITLEEYFDPEFDLKGRDIGRPKEVTIRTQKFKATLWMSEEFPLSLMEQVTPIIDLMARTSAHFARLRDFITLEFPPGFPVKIEIPLFHVLNARITFENVNGCRTADKTSSQMVGGAQCDSGANFEVDQSVFEIPKSYHIQDDGRNIHVQDEDNEIMQFAIQQSLLESGGNKEAGMQSNGAVAYSQDFNIQYQRALQESYLTSSGNSHCSTPSEPSSFEKDLQLAMELSVREQEEREKQRREEEDAELQQVLQLSLVEK; encoded by the exons ATGCCGCGCTGCCGCCCCCCCGCGCGGAGAGCGATGGGGCAGCTTACGGGCGGGACGCTCcatctgcctgcctgcag GGCCAGCAGCGCGTTTCCCCTGCACGTCCTGGTCTGGAATAATGACTACAGGCGGCTGGACGAGGAGCTGCAGGACAAG GATGTTGATCAACGTGATCCACGAGGCCGGACCTTGTTGCACCTTGCCGTTTCCTTGGGTTATATAGAATCTGCCAAAGTCCTCCTTCAACACAAGGCGGACGTAACGAAAGAGAATGCACAGGGATGGACAG ttttacatGAGGCTGTCAGTACAGGAGATCCAGAGATGGTACAAATGATTCTGCAGCATCGGGACTACCAGCAGACCTCTATGACACTTGGAGGAGTTCCGGAATTACTCCAAAAGATTAATGAG actCCTGACTTTTATGTGGAAATGAAATGGGAGTTCACTAGCTGGG tccCACTGGTTTCTAGAGTTTGTCCAAGTGATGTCTGCCGCATCTGGAAAAGTGGTGCCAAGCTGCGTGTTGATATCACTTTGCTGGGCTTTGAAAATAtgagctgggagagaggaaggcGTAGTTTAATTTTCAAGGGAGAAG ATACCGGAGGTTGGGCAGAGCTAATTGAGATAAATCATGATGATAAGTTTGTTACAACGGAGCGTTTTGAGATTTCCCAGCACATGAAACGTTTGACACTGGGATCTATgacaccaaaaagaaaagatgtggaAAGGCGCCTTACGTCTCCAATTATTAATACGTGCCTTGAtacaaaaaatattgcttttgaaAG AACCACATCTGGATTCTGGGTGTGGAGGACAGAAAAAGCGGAAGGTGTAAATGGCTATGAAGCAAAG gtatacATTGCAAACAATGTGAATGTGGTCACAAAAATCCGAACGGAACATTTaacagaagaggagaagaaaagatacAAAG CTGACAGAAACCCCCTGGAATCATTTCTGGGTACAGTGGAGCATGAGTATGGTGCTCAG AGTACGACCAAGACAACAGAGTATGCCACAAGTAACAATCCTACTGCTATCACTCTGGAGGAGTACTTTGACCCAGAATTTGATTTGAAAGGTAGAGATATAGGAAGACCGAAAGAAGTCACCATTCGAACGCAgaa ATTTAAAGCAACCTTGTGGATGAGTGAAGAGTTTCCCTTGTCTCTTATGGAACAAGTCACACCAATCATTGATCTGATGGCCAGAACTAGTGCGCATTTTGCCAGGCTTAGGGATTTCATCACTCTGGAGTTTCCACCAGGATTTCCTGTCAAAATTG AAATTCCCCTATTTCATGTGCTGAATGCTCgaattacatttgaaaatgtcaatGGCTGCAGGACGGCTGACAAAACATCGTCACAAATGGTTGGAGGTGCACAGTGTGATTCAG GTGCTAATTTTGAGGTTGACCAGTCAGTGTTTGAGATCCCCAAATCTTACCACATCCAAGATGATGGCAGGAATATACACGTGCAGGATGAAGATAATGAGATCATGCAGTTTGCTATTCAGCAGAGTTTGTTGGAATCCGGTGGAAATAAA GAAGCGGGGATGCAGTCCAATGGAGCAGTTGCATATTCACAGGACTTCAATATACAGTATCAGAG gGCACTGCAGGAGAGCTATCTAACAAGCTCAGGTAACTCACACTGCAGCACCCCCAGTGAACCTTCCAGTTTTGAAAAAGACTTACAGCTTGCCATGGAGTTGTCTGTCCGGGAGCAGGAGGAACGGGAGAAGCAACGTCGTGAAGAGGAAGATGCAGAGCTTCAGCAAGTTTTACAGCTTTCGCTTGTGGAAAAATAA
- the ANKRD13A gene encoding ankyrin repeat domain-containing protein 13A isoform X2, giving the protein MMSSPGRASSAFPLHVLVWNNDYRRLDEELQDKDVDQRDPRGRTLLHLAVSLGYIESAKVLLQHKADVTKENAQGWTVLHEAVSTGDPEMVQMILQHRDYQQTSMTLGGVPELLQKINETPDFYVEMKWEFTSWVPLVSRVCPSDVCRIWKSGAKLRVDITLLGFENMSWERGRRSLIFKGEDTGGWAELIEINHDDKFVTTERFEISQHMKRLTLGSMTPKRKDVERRLTSPIINTCLDTKNIAFERTTSGFWVWRTEKAEGVNGYEAKVYIANNVNVVTKIRTEHLTEEEKKRYKADRNPLESFLGTVEHEYGAQSTTKTTEYATSNNPTAITLEEYFDPEFDLKGRDIGRPKEVTIRTQKFKATLWMSEEFPLSLMEQVTPIIDLMARTSAHFARLRDFITLEFPPGFPVKIEIPLFHVLNARITFENVNGCRTADKTSSQMVGGAQCDSGANFEVDQSVFEIPKSYHIQDDGRNIHVQDEDNEIMQFAIQQSLLESGGNKEAGMQSNGAVAYSQDFNIQYQRALQESYLTSSGNSHCSTPSEPSSFEKDLQLAMELSVREQEEREKQRREEEDAELQQVLQLSLVEK; this is encoded by the exons ATGATGAGTTCCCCTGGCAGGGCCAGCAGCGCGTTTCCCCTGCACGTCCTGGTCTGGAATAATGACTACAGGCGGCTGGACGAGGAGCTGCAGGACAAG GATGTTGATCAACGTGATCCACGAGGCCGGACCTTGTTGCACCTTGCCGTTTCCTTGGGTTATATAGAATCTGCCAAAGTCCTCCTTCAACACAAGGCGGACGTAACGAAAGAGAATGCACAGGGATGGACAG ttttacatGAGGCTGTCAGTACAGGAGATCCAGAGATGGTACAAATGATTCTGCAGCATCGGGACTACCAGCAGACCTCTATGACACTTGGAGGAGTTCCGGAATTACTCCAAAAGATTAATGAG actCCTGACTTTTATGTGGAAATGAAATGGGAGTTCACTAGCTGGG tccCACTGGTTTCTAGAGTTTGTCCAAGTGATGTCTGCCGCATCTGGAAAAGTGGTGCCAAGCTGCGTGTTGATATCACTTTGCTGGGCTTTGAAAATAtgagctgggagagaggaaggcGTAGTTTAATTTTCAAGGGAGAAG ATACCGGAGGTTGGGCAGAGCTAATTGAGATAAATCATGATGATAAGTTTGTTACAACGGAGCGTTTTGAGATTTCCCAGCACATGAAACGTTTGACACTGGGATCTATgacaccaaaaagaaaagatgtggaAAGGCGCCTTACGTCTCCAATTATTAATACGTGCCTTGAtacaaaaaatattgcttttgaaAG AACCACATCTGGATTCTGGGTGTGGAGGACAGAAAAAGCGGAAGGTGTAAATGGCTATGAAGCAAAG gtatacATTGCAAACAATGTGAATGTGGTCACAAAAATCCGAACGGAACATTTaacagaagaggagaagaaaagatacAAAG CTGACAGAAACCCCCTGGAATCATTTCTGGGTACAGTGGAGCATGAGTATGGTGCTCAG AGTACGACCAAGACAACAGAGTATGCCACAAGTAACAATCCTACTGCTATCACTCTGGAGGAGTACTTTGACCCAGAATTTGATTTGAAAGGTAGAGATATAGGAAGACCGAAAGAAGTCACCATTCGAACGCAgaa ATTTAAAGCAACCTTGTGGATGAGTGAAGAGTTTCCCTTGTCTCTTATGGAACAAGTCACACCAATCATTGATCTGATGGCCAGAACTAGTGCGCATTTTGCCAGGCTTAGGGATTTCATCACTCTGGAGTTTCCACCAGGATTTCCTGTCAAAATTG AAATTCCCCTATTTCATGTGCTGAATGCTCgaattacatttgaaaatgtcaatGGCTGCAGGACGGCTGACAAAACATCGTCACAAATGGTTGGAGGTGCACAGTGTGATTCAG GTGCTAATTTTGAGGTTGACCAGTCAGTGTTTGAGATCCCCAAATCTTACCACATCCAAGATGATGGCAGGAATATACACGTGCAGGATGAAGATAATGAGATCATGCAGTTTGCTATTCAGCAGAGTTTGTTGGAATCCGGTGGAAATAAA GAAGCGGGGATGCAGTCCAATGGAGCAGTTGCATATTCACAGGACTTCAATATACAGTATCAGAG gGCACTGCAGGAGAGCTATCTAACAAGCTCAGGTAACTCACACTGCAGCACCCCCAGTGAACCTTCCAGTTTTGAAAAAGACTTACAGCTTGCCATGGAGTTGTCTGTCCGGGAGCAGGAGGAACGGGAGAAGCAACGTCGTGAAGAGGAAGATGCAGAGCTTCAGCAAGTTTTACAGCTTTCGCTTGTGGAAAAATAA